A genome region from Leptodactylus fuscus isolate aLepFus1 chromosome 6, aLepFus1.hap2, whole genome shotgun sequence includes the following:
- the APCDD1L gene encoding protein APCDD1-like has product LALVYGDKLWDVPIPSDRFPGHGKLTWEPECQYQLRHLQDGARISSVLPPNIEGHWISTGCEVRPGPEFLTRSYTFYPSRLFKALQFYYSDPKCQWPLYSLVIKGKVRLRQASWITRGATEADYSLHKVGIVFYNQEAMSNIRAQMNRTCVGFVSTGRTWAPGRLYELLSAKADRDCTAALNFTMHELSLVRLEKQYISQEKGGLVEKLFLGDIHTEMSERLHYRPNGYQQPLQSALHHVHPCHICSLIYNSDEHHPPILPNTTEPPALLGGKWVSSQCEVRPAVLFLTRYLTFHEDNRTWEGFYYHYADPLCKQHTFTLRATGHYTKGVPSKQVKGGTELVFTVSQVWVTPLNQAFLWMLNASRIGSCGTLGSWAIGQEQDITMTGGCDVLGIRLPHTEYELFKIAQDNHKRYLLYMGERPTDGSSPSTPNKRPTSYQPPLIQCSSEPTLPSKQHQSTDFALNIAPLPQPPFWALLMLMFIILHILRPN; this is encoded by the exons TTAGCCCTGGTTTATGGGGATAAGCTGTGGGATGTACCAATCCCTTCTGATCGGTTCCCTGGCCATGGAAAGCTAACCTGGGAGCCAGAATGTCAGTACCAACTTCGCCACCTACAGGACGGAGCCCGTATTTCTTCTGTTTTACCACCTAACATAGAAGGTCATTGGATTTCCACAGG ATGTGAAGTTCGGCCAGGACCAGAATTCCTTACAAGATCCTATACGTTCTACCCCAGTCGTCTGTTCAAGGCCCTCCAGTTCTATTACTCAGACCCTAAATGCCAGTGGCCCTTGTATTCTCTTGTGATCAAAGGAAAAGTGCGCCTTCGCCAGGCCTCATGGATAACAAGGGGAGCTACAGAGGCAGATTACAGTTTGCACAAAGTTGGGATTGTATTTTACAACCAGGAGGCCATGAGTAATATCAGAGCCCAGATGAACAGGACTTGTGTGGGTTTTGTATCTACTGGCAGAACCTGGGCTCCAGGAAGACTATATGAGCTCCTCAGTGCCAAGGCTGACAGAGACTGCACAGCGGCACTAAACTTTACCATGCATGAGCTTAGCCTTGTGAGACTGGAGAAACAATACATATCCCAGGAGAAGGGAGGGCTGGTAGAGAAACTCTTTCTGGGAGACATCCATACAGAAATGTCAGAGAGGCTCCATTACCGACCTAATGGATACCAGCAGCCCTTGCAGAGCGCTTTG CATCACGTCCATCCATGTCACATCTGCAGCTTGATATACAACTCTGATGAACACCATCCACCGATACTGCCCAATACTACAGAACCTCCAGCCCTTCTTGGTGGGAAATGGGTGAGCAGCCAATGTGAGGTTCGCCCAGCTGTGCTGTTTCTCACCCGCTACCTGACATTTCATGAAGATAACCGAACCTGGGAAGGATTTTACTACCATTATGCTGACCCACTCTGCAAACAGCACACCTTTACACTCCGAGCTACAGGTCATTATACCAAAGGAGTGCCCTCTAAGCAAGTGAAAGGTGGCACAGAGTTGGTGTTTACTGTAAGCCAAGTATGGGTGACGCCTCTGAACCAGGCCTTCTTATGGATGTTGAATGCCTCTAGGATTGGGAGCTGTGGCACATTAGGATCATGGGCTATAGGGCAGGAACAAGATATTACAATGACAGGGGGCTGCGACGTGTTGGGTATCAGGCTTCCTCACACAGAATATGAGTTGTTTAAGATTGCACAGGACAACCATAAGAGATATCTCTTGTATATGGGAGAAAGGCCAACAGATGGCTCCAGCCCATCAACACCCAACAAGCGGCCAACTTCCTACCAGCCCCCGCTGATCCAGTGCTCTTCTGAGCCAACACTGCCTTCTAAGCAACATCAGTCTACAGATTTTGCCCTGAACATTGCACCCTTACCCCAACCACCGTTTTGGGCTCTGCTGATGTTAAtgtttattatattacatattttaaGACCAAACTGA